The following coding sequences are from one bacterium SCSIO 12741 window:
- a CDS encoding RHS repeat protein, whose product MKYVLAFCTALLAYGIGQAQILDNNQGKLYQGDCIFNGKFLRDNGIQSITGEISVKKEMRPITHMGTIDQYLFNEKGQLLEHIKSFRLRGGQIDTTQDYFKYNDLDHLVSKTSVMLSGYDAIRYQYDAEGNRSGQTWLRGENKSPFSFHLEKGKESIIKEESYENETVSDSIRKRVYLNAEGKPYKETLFRFNSLGHCSAENTRYYLTNKKNTITYSYDVEGRLTKIIDHSNIMGNLTLTYTYTYDELSNLTESKVHKNGKLIETRQFLYFVQTLLLKAQLIKNEESGEIKIIKYKYQYF is encoded by the coding sequence ATGAAATACGTCCTGGCTTTTTGCACAGCACTCCTTGCCTATGGTATAGGGCAAGCTCAAATTTTGGATAACAACCAAGGGAAACTTTACCAAGGAGACTGCATCTTTAACGGTAAGTTCCTTCGCGATAATGGTATCCAATCGATTACCGGCGAGATTTCCGTCAAAAAAGAAATGCGCCCCATTACCCATATGGGAACCATCGATCAATACTTGTTCAATGAAAAAGGACAGTTGCTGGAACACATCAAATCCTTTCGATTGCGCGGTGGTCAAATTGATACAACCCAAGATTATTTCAAATACAACGACCTGGACCATCTGGTCTCCAAAACTTCCGTAATGTTGAGCGGCTATGATGCCATTCGATATCAATATGATGCCGAGGGAAACCGTTCTGGTCAAACCTGGTTAAGAGGAGAAAACAAAAGTCCCTTCTCCTTTCACTTAGAAAAGGGCAAAGAGAGTATCATCAAAGAGGAATCTTACGAAAACGAAACGGTTAGCGATAGCATCCGAAAAAGGGTTTATCTGAATGCTGAGGGCAAACCGTATAAGGAAACCCTTTTCCGTTTTAATTCTTTGGGTCATTGTTCTGCAGAAAATACGCGCTACTACCTAACGAACAAGAAAAACACAATTACCTATTCCTACGACGTAGAAGGGCGGTTGACCAAAATCATCGACCACTCGAATATTATGGGGAATCTTACCCTCACCTATACTTATACCTATGATGAGTTGAGTAATTTGACAGAATCCAAGGTGCATAAGAATGGTAAGCTAATTGAAACCCGTCAATTCCTATACTTCGTTCAAACGCTGCTTCTCAAGGCACAATTGATCAAAAACGAAGAATCGGGAGAGATCAAAATCATCAAGTACAAATACCAGTACTTCTAA
- a CDS encoding acetyltransferase, which yields MNSKLSFRMATSADIDLLRHWDNQPHVIASDPNDDWDWAKELKQVYIWREQWIAEWDGQPLGFLQIIDPKREETHYWGDVEDNLKALDIWIGEANNLGKGYGTWMMLWAIQRCFEEEGAKAILLDPLESNKKAHKFYERLGFVHIENRVFDQDYCRVYRLNNPSL from the coding sequence ATGAATTCAAAACTCTCTTTTAGAATGGCCACAAGTGCCGATATTGATTTACTGCGGCATTGGGATAATCAACCCCATGTCATTGCCAGTGACCCCAATGATGATTGGGATTGGGCTAAGGAGCTTAAACAGGTGTATATCTGGAGAGAACAATGGATTGCTGAATGGGATGGTCAACCTCTTGGATTCTTACAAATAATTGACCCTAAACGCGAAGAAACGCACTACTGGGGTGACGTGGAGGATAATCTTAAAGCCCTGGACATTTGGATAGGGGAGGCTAATAACCTCGGAAAAGGATATGGAACATGGATGATGCTATGGGCTATCCAAAGATGCTTTGAAGAGGAAGGTGCCAAAGCCATTCTACTGGATCCCTTGGAATCTAATAAGAAGGCGCATAAATTCTATGAACGATTGGGTTTTGTGCATATCGAGAATCGAGTATTTGATCAGGATTATTGTCGTGTCTATCGTTTAAATAATCCAAGTCTGTGA
- a CDS encoding energy transducer TonB, whose amino-acid sequence MKAQIPNPCPAKWEDMKIGQLSRHCFQCQKDVVDFTQFTREEILNYLLENRRKSVCGRAYPEQLDFSHTQPYLVFTAIRKRHFRSQIPIFLLAAGVLSITSCEAPENRTIEDRIVEAPIDWEKAIEKRESSVDSLDSSRAISCTKSNPVDLESLSIDHIEDVITTGIMIAPEPPNDWLTDELGDVDLSEEFHPHHYAEVMPEFKFGNGGLNDYLKQNLKYPDQDRKMNVEGMVWVSFIVDRNGSVNDIEIEGMKDGSKRMEAEVLRLFYDMPSWIPGENGGDKVDVRMVIPIKFKLDPGA is encoded by the coding sequence ATGAAAGCCCAAATACCCAATCCTTGTCCAGCCAAATGGGAAGACATGAAAATTGGACAGTTGTCCCGCCATTGTTTTCAATGCCAGAAGGATGTTGTTGATTTTACCCAATTTACTCGCGAAGAGATCCTGAATTACCTCCTTGAAAACAGACGTAAATCGGTATGTGGACGAGCATACCCAGAACAATTGGATTTTAGCCATACACAGCCTTATTTGGTGTTTACGGCTATCAGGAAGAGGCATTTTAGGTCTCAAATACCCATTTTCCTTCTGGCAGCTGGAGTGCTTAGCATAACTTCTTGTGAAGCTCCGGAGAATAGAACCATTGAAGATCGGATTGTTGAGGCGCCTATTGATTGGGAAAAGGCCATTGAAAAGAGAGAATCATCGGTCGATAGTTTGGATTCGAGTCGAGCTATATCATGTACTAAGTCGAATCCGGTCGACCTGGAATCTTTATCTATTGATCATATTGAAGATGTTATCACAACGGGTATTATGATTGCTCCAGAACCACCGAATGATTGGTTAACTGATGAATTAGGGGATGTAGATTTAAGTGAAGAATTTCATCCCCATCATTACGCTGAAGTCATGCCGGAATTCAAATTTGGTAATGGAGGCTTGAATGATTACCTCAAACAAAACCTCAAATACCCGGATCAAGATCGAAAGATGAATGTGGAAGGGATGGTTTGGGTCAGTTTCATCGTCGATCGGAACGGTTCTGTAAATGATATTGAGATTGAGGGAATGAAAGACGGGTCAAAAAGAATGGAGGCAGAGGTTCTCCGATTGTTTTATGATATGCCATCTTGGATTCCAGGTGAAAATGGTGGGGATAAAGTGGACGTTCGAATGGTGATTCCAATTAAATTTAAACTTGATCCGGGAGCTTAG